A window of the Salvelinus alpinus chromosome 3, SLU_Salpinus.1, whole genome shotgun sequence genome harbors these coding sequences:
- the LOC139571578 gene encoding protein transport protein Sec31A-like isoform X1 has translation MRLKEIQRTAHPAWSPAPHHPICLALGTSAQQLDASFNTTAALEIFQVDFADPSLDMKLKGSLPTSNRLHSLVWVNFGAGEDGLGGRLIGGSDNGTVTVYSPEAIVTSGEEAIIGQSDKHTGPVRALDFNPFQSNLLASGANDSEIYIWDLNNFSNPMTPGTKSQPPEDISVVSWNRQVQHILASANPSGKAVVWDLRKNEPIIKISDHSNRMHCSGMLWHPEVATQLVLASEDDRMPVIQMWDLRFATSPLKVLENHTRGLLSIAWSQADPELLLSSAKDNRILCWNPNTGEVIYELPTTNQWCFDIQWCPRNPALLSAASFDGWISVYSVMGGSLEAQQQSRADQIGMQSLCGTLPQISSSFDTMDPFGTGQVLPPLQVPQATPQTTLVAPLRKPPKWVRRPVGASFAFGGKLITFESPKAPVQSPQPVPVPRQVFVSQVTTETELLQRSRELQAALQSGSLSDYCQAKIHKAPTDSEQDIWKFLLVNFEDEARVKFLRLLGFSKVDLERKISTCLGKNVQPNGHGVDANDLAEKIQLLSTQRSEESGDAVDSTKTPGSSSPSDFFSQIPPQPQDKEKISFQIPVSADADGLISQALLVGNFEGAVDLCLNDGRYAEAILLAISGGQELLQKTQQTYLDKQRNSISILISSVVTQNWGDMVQSCDLDNWKEALAALLTYAHPKQFAPLCETLGSRLEGERTEKRCLQACLCYICSGNIEKLVECWALQRDCSSPLVLEDLVEKMMVLRKSVERLRNSEVVVQSPILADKLTHYAGLLASQGSLATALSYLPDSSDQACIMMMRDRLFHAQGGGGAAGGQQPPPFPYNVVRVTGGDPDPAQAPAVPVQAQPPAQTTQTPGPYQPPLPVMPVAGQPPMTTVFTPQAVTNSRGPPPPSYGGLPPSSHAPPPSGLPRTGLRPAYPQHPATTPGFSPLQPFQPQQQPMSAGLGGPGLSAFPPGPAMPGSNLSGPPLPPFSAPGSLPTMPSPGLPPSGFTPTSLPSGPMPTSYQQPGAPVGMYPPGGSHLHSQGPPAGPPSGPYPPLGPGYPQGGPGAPAVKSFSAPSVAPPPTGYFPWLSTPLVDDDEGQDGWNDPPAVCGGSRKKKVAPDNYTPPAPITAPVMGGYPMEGHHQPQGQQGHDPSRTQKGHDPSRTQQFPPGAPQEPSVQLLQALPAERVEQREIPAEHMVLKQTFDSLVQRCQLAAQDPQTKRKLDDASKRLGYLYDKLREQTLSNNILGGLHEISRCVAGKNYQRGLEVHTAVVTSSNFSEIQAFMPILKVVMTIANKLGV, from the exons ATGAGGCTGAAAGAGATCCAGAGGACAGCTCATCCAGCATGGAGTCCTGCCCCCCACCACCCTATCTGCCTGGCTTTAG GCACGTCTGCTCAGCAGCTGGATGCGTCGTTCAACACCACTGCCGCCTTGGAAATATTCCAGGTGGATTTTGCCGATCCTTCTCTGGACATGAAACTCAAGGGGTCCCTACCTACTTCTAACAG GCTACATAGTCTGGTGTGGGTAAACTTTGGAGCAGGAGAAGACGGTTTGGGAGGGAGACTGATTGGAGGCAGTGATAATGGCACGGTAACGGTGTATAGCCCAGAAGCCATCGTAACATCAGGGGAAGAGGCAATAATAGGACAGTCTGACAAACACACTGGGCCTGTCAGAGCACTAGACTTCAACCCCTTTCAG agtaATCTGTTGGCGTCAGGGGCAAACGATTCAGAGATCTACATCTGGGATCTGAACAATTTCAGCAATCCAATGACACCCGGGACAAAGTCACAG CCTCCTGAAGATATCAGTGTAGTGTCGTGGAACAGACAGGTCCAACACATCCTGGCCTCTGCAAACCCCAGTGGGAAAGCAGTGGTCTGGGACCTGAGGAAGAACGAGCCCATCATCAAGATTAGTGACCACAGCAACCGG atGCACTGTTCAGGGATGCTCTGGCACCCTGAGGTGGCCACACAGTTGGTCCTGGCCTCAGAAGATGACCGCATGCCAGTTATTCAGATGTGGGACCTGCGCTTTGCCACGTCCCCTCTCAAAGTTCTGGAGAACCACACAAG GGGACTTCTGTCCATAGCGTGGAGCCAAGCAGACCCAGAGCTGTTGCTCAGTAGTGCTAAAGACAACAGGATCCTCTGCTGGAACCCAAACACTGGAGAG GTGATCTATGAATTACCAACCACCAACCAGTGGTGCTTTGACATCCAGTGGTGTCCCAGGAACCCAGCGCTGCTGTCTGCGGCCTCGTTTGACGGGTGGATCAGTGTTTACAGCGTGATGGGAGGAAGCCTGGAGGCCCAGCAGCAGAGCAGGGCTGATCAG ATTGGAATGCAGTCTTTGTGTGGTACTTTGCCACAGATCTCCTCGTCCTTTGACACCATGGATCCGTTTGGGACAGGCCAGGTGCTGCCCCCTCTGCAAGTTCCCCAAGCCACCCCTCAGACCACCCTGGTCGCTCCGCTGAGGAAGCCCCCCAAGTGGGTTCGTAGGCCCGTAGGAGCCTCATTCGCT TTTGGTGGGAAGCTGATCACCTTTGAGAGTCCTAAGGCTCCAGTCCAGAGCCCGCAGCCCGTCCCCGTCCCCAGGCAGGTGTTTGTGAGCCAAGTCACCACGGAAACAGAGCTCCTCCAACGTTCCAGGGAGCTGCAGGCTGCTCTGCAATCTGGATCCTTGTCAGACTACTGCCAGGCCAAGATCCACAAGGCCCCCACAGACTCTGAACAGGACATATGGAAGTTTCTCCTG GTCAACTTTGAAGATGAAGCCCGGGTCAAATTCCTGAGACTTTTGGGTTTCAGCAAAGTGGATTTAGAGAGAAAGATATCCACCTGCTTGGGGAAGAACGTGCAGCCTAACGGACATGGAGTGGATGCCAACGATCTGGCTGAGAAGATACAGCTCCTCTCTACTCAG AGGTCAGAAGAATCCGGGGATGCGGTCGACTCCACCAAGACTCCGGGTTCATCCTCCCCCTCTGACTTTTTCAGTCAGATCCCACCACAACCACAGGACAAGGAGAAGATCAGCTTCCAAATCCCTGTCTCAGCAG ATGCAGATGGTCTGATCAGCCAGGCTCTGCTGGTGGGAAACTTTGAGGGAGCGGTGGATCTGTGTCTGAACGACGGGCGATACGCTGAAGCCATCCTGCTGGCTATCAGTGGAGGACAGGAGCTACTGCAGAAGACCCAGCAGACATACCTGGACAAGCAGAGGAACAGCATCTCTATT CTGATCTCATCCGTGGTGACCCAGAACTGGGGAGACATGGTGCAGAGCTGTGACTTGGATAACTGGAAGGAGGCCCTCGCTGCTCTCCTGACCTACGCTCACCCCAAACAGTTTGCTCCTCTGTGTG AGACCCTGGGGTCGCGTCtggagggggagaggacagagaaacGCTGTCTGCAGGCATGTCTCTGTTACATTTGCTCTGGGAACATTGAAAAACTAGTGGAATGCTGGGCCCTGCAGAGGGACTGCTCATCTCCCCTGGTTTTAGAG GACTTGGTAGAGAAGATGATGGTTCTGCGTAAGTCTGTGGAGCGTCTGAGGAACAGCGAGGTGGTTGTACAGAGTCCTATCCTGGCTGACAAGCTGACTCACTATGCTGGTCTCCTAGCTTCACAAGGCAGCCTGGCTACAGCCCTGTCCTACCTGCCAGACTCCTCAGACCAG GCTTGCATCATGATGATGAGAGACCGGCTGTTCCACGCCCAGGGAGGGGGAGGAGCAGCGGGGGGTCAACAGCCCCCACCGTTCCCTTACAACGTAGTCAGGGTGACGGGGGGCGACCCTGACCCCGCTCAGGCCCCTGCTGTCCCCGTCCAAGCACAACCACCGGcacagacaacacagacaccG GGGCCctaccagcctcctcttcctGTGATGCCAGTGGCTGGCCAGCCTCCTATGACTACAGTCTTCACTCCTCAAGCTGTTACTAACTCCAGAGGGCCACCTCCTCCTTCGTATGGTGGTCTGCCACCCTCCTCCCATGCTCCTCCACCTAGTGGGCTGCCACGTACAGGACTACGACCAGCCTACCCTCAACATCCTGCCACTACCCCAG GGTTCTCTCCACTCCAGCCATTCCAGCCACAACAGCAGCCCATGTCTGCAGGACTAGGTGGCCCCGGCCTCTCTGCCTTCCCTCCAGGACCTGCTATGCCAGGCTCCAACCTGTCTGGACCTCCCCTGCCTCCCTTCTCTGCCCCTGGCAGCCTCCCCACCATGCCCAGCCCAGGGCTACCTCCGTCAGGCTTCACCCCCACCTCGCTCCCTTCAGGCCCCATGCCAACCAGCTACCAGCAGCCTGGGGCCCCCGTCGGCATGTACCCACCAGGGGGGTCTCACCTTCACAGCCAGGGCCCTCCTGCAGGTCCCCCCTCTGGACCGTACCCTCCCCTGGGACCTGGGTACCCACAAGGAGGTCCTGGAGCCCCAGCCGTCAAGTCCTTCTCTGCTCCGTCGGTTGCTCCTCCTCCTACAG GGTACTTCCCTTGGCTGAGTACTCCCCTTGTTGACGATGATGAag GACAAGATGGCTGGAATGACCCACCAGCAGTATGTGGGGGTTCTAGGAAGAAAAAG GTTGCTCCAGACAACTACACCCCTCCTGCTCCCATCACCGCCCCTGTTATGGGGGGTTACCCCATGGAGGGCCATCATCAGCCCCAAGGACAGCAGGGCCACGACCCCAGTCGCACCCAGAAGGGCCACGACCCCAGCCGCACGCAGCAGTTCCCCCCAGGGGCCCCTCAGGAGCCCAGCGTACAG CTCCTCCAGGCGCTGCCGGCTGAGagggtggagcagagagagatccCTGCGGAGCACATGGTCCTCAAGCAGACCTTCGACAGCCTGGTTCAACGCTGCCAGCTAGCCGCACAAGACCCA CAAACAAAAAGAAAACTTGACGATGCATCGAAACGCCTTGGTTACCTGTATGACAAGCTGAGAGAGCAAACG CTGTCTAACAACATCCTGGGGGGTTTACATGAGATCAGCCGCTGTGTGGCGGGCAAGAACTACCAGCGTGGCCTAGAGGTCCACACTGCTGTGGTCACCAGCAGCAACTTCAGCGAGATCCAAGCCTTCATGCCCATCCTCAAAGTGGTCATGACCATCGCCAACAAGCTGGGCGTCTGA
- the LOC139571578 gene encoding protein transport protein Sec31A-like isoform X3 — translation MRLKEIQRTAHPAWSPAPHHPICLALGTSAQQLDASFNTTAALEIFQVDFADPSLDMKLKGSLPTSNRLHSLVWVNFGAGEDGLGGRLIGGSDNGTVTVYSPEAIVTSGEEAIIGQSDKHTGPVRALDFNPFQSNLLASGANDSEIYIWDLNNFSNPMTPGTKSQPPEDISVVSWNRQVQHILASANPSGKAVVWDLRKNEPIIKISDHSNRMHCSGMLWHPEVATQLVLASEDDRMPVIQMWDLRFATSPLKVLENHTRGLLSIAWSQADPELLLSSAKDNRILCWNPNTGEVIYELPTTNQWCFDIQWCPRNPALLSAASFDGWISVYSVMGGSLEAQQQSRADQIGMQSLCGTLPQISSSFDTMDPFGTGQVLPPLQVPQATPQTTLVAPLRKPPKWVRRPVGASFAFGGKLITFESPKAPVQSPQPVPVPRQVFVSQVTTETELLQRSRELQAALQSGSLSDYCQAKIHKAPTDSEQDIWKFLLVNFEDEARVKFLRLLGFSKVDLERKISTCLGKNVQPNGHGVDANDLAEKIQLLSTQRSEESGDAVDSTKTPGSSSPSDFFSQIPPQPQDKEKISFQIPVSADADGLISQALLVGNFEGAVDLCLNDGRYAEAILLAISGGQELLQKTQQTYLDKQRNSISILISSVVTQNWGDMVQSCDLDNWKEALAALLTYAHPKQFAPLCETLGSRLEGERTEKRCLQACLCYICSGNIEKLVECWALQRDCSSPLVLEDLVEKMMVLRKSVERLRNSEVVVQSPILADKLTHYAGLLASQGSLATALSYLPDSSDQACIMMMRDRLFHAQGGGGAAGGQQPPPFPYNVVRVTGGDPDPAQAPAVPVQAQPPAQTTQTPGPYQPPLPVMPVAGQPPMTTVFTPQAVTNSRGPPPPSYGGLPPSSHAPPPSGLPRTGLRPAYPQHPATTPGFSPLQPFQPQQQPMSAGLGGPGLSAFPPGPAMPGSNLSGPPLPPFSAPGSLPTMPSPGLPPSGFTPTSLPSGPMPTSYQQPGAPVGMYPPGGSHLHSQGPPAGPPSGPYPPLGPGYPQGGPGAPAVKSFSAPSVAPPPTGQDGWNDPPAVCGGSRKKKVAPDNYTPPAPITAPVMGGYPMEGHHQPQGQQGHDPSRTQKGHDPSRTQQFPPGAPQEPSVQLLQALPAERVEQREIPAEHMVLKQTFDSLVQRCQLAAQDPQTKRKLDDASKRLGYLYDKLREQTLSNNILGGLHEISRCVAGKNYQRGLEVHTAVVTSSNFSEIQAFMPILKVVMTIANKLGV, via the exons ATGAGGCTGAAAGAGATCCAGAGGACAGCTCATCCAGCATGGAGTCCTGCCCCCCACCACCCTATCTGCCTGGCTTTAG GCACGTCTGCTCAGCAGCTGGATGCGTCGTTCAACACCACTGCCGCCTTGGAAATATTCCAGGTGGATTTTGCCGATCCTTCTCTGGACATGAAACTCAAGGGGTCCCTACCTACTTCTAACAG GCTACATAGTCTGGTGTGGGTAAACTTTGGAGCAGGAGAAGACGGTTTGGGAGGGAGACTGATTGGAGGCAGTGATAATGGCACGGTAACGGTGTATAGCCCAGAAGCCATCGTAACATCAGGGGAAGAGGCAATAATAGGACAGTCTGACAAACACACTGGGCCTGTCAGAGCACTAGACTTCAACCCCTTTCAG agtaATCTGTTGGCGTCAGGGGCAAACGATTCAGAGATCTACATCTGGGATCTGAACAATTTCAGCAATCCAATGACACCCGGGACAAAGTCACAG CCTCCTGAAGATATCAGTGTAGTGTCGTGGAACAGACAGGTCCAACACATCCTGGCCTCTGCAAACCCCAGTGGGAAAGCAGTGGTCTGGGACCTGAGGAAGAACGAGCCCATCATCAAGATTAGTGACCACAGCAACCGG atGCACTGTTCAGGGATGCTCTGGCACCCTGAGGTGGCCACACAGTTGGTCCTGGCCTCAGAAGATGACCGCATGCCAGTTATTCAGATGTGGGACCTGCGCTTTGCCACGTCCCCTCTCAAAGTTCTGGAGAACCACACAAG GGGACTTCTGTCCATAGCGTGGAGCCAAGCAGACCCAGAGCTGTTGCTCAGTAGTGCTAAAGACAACAGGATCCTCTGCTGGAACCCAAACACTGGAGAG GTGATCTATGAATTACCAACCACCAACCAGTGGTGCTTTGACATCCAGTGGTGTCCCAGGAACCCAGCGCTGCTGTCTGCGGCCTCGTTTGACGGGTGGATCAGTGTTTACAGCGTGATGGGAGGAAGCCTGGAGGCCCAGCAGCAGAGCAGGGCTGATCAG ATTGGAATGCAGTCTTTGTGTGGTACTTTGCCACAGATCTCCTCGTCCTTTGACACCATGGATCCGTTTGGGACAGGCCAGGTGCTGCCCCCTCTGCAAGTTCCCCAAGCCACCCCTCAGACCACCCTGGTCGCTCCGCTGAGGAAGCCCCCCAAGTGGGTTCGTAGGCCCGTAGGAGCCTCATTCGCT TTTGGTGGGAAGCTGATCACCTTTGAGAGTCCTAAGGCTCCAGTCCAGAGCCCGCAGCCCGTCCCCGTCCCCAGGCAGGTGTTTGTGAGCCAAGTCACCACGGAAACAGAGCTCCTCCAACGTTCCAGGGAGCTGCAGGCTGCTCTGCAATCTGGATCCTTGTCAGACTACTGCCAGGCCAAGATCCACAAGGCCCCCACAGACTCTGAACAGGACATATGGAAGTTTCTCCTG GTCAACTTTGAAGATGAAGCCCGGGTCAAATTCCTGAGACTTTTGGGTTTCAGCAAAGTGGATTTAGAGAGAAAGATATCCACCTGCTTGGGGAAGAACGTGCAGCCTAACGGACATGGAGTGGATGCCAACGATCTGGCTGAGAAGATACAGCTCCTCTCTACTCAG AGGTCAGAAGAATCCGGGGATGCGGTCGACTCCACCAAGACTCCGGGTTCATCCTCCCCCTCTGACTTTTTCAGTCAGATCCCACCACAACCACAGGACAAGGAGAAGATCAGCTTCCAAATCCCTGTCTCAGCAG ATGCAGATGGTCTGATCAGCCAGGCTCTGCTGGTGGGAAACTTTGAGGGAGCGGTGGATCTGTGTCTGAACGACGGGCGATACGCTGAAGCCATCCTGCTGGCTATCAGTGGAGGACAGGAGCTACTGCAGAAGACCCAGCAGACATACCTGGACAAGCAGAGGAACAGCATCTCTATT CTGATCTCATCCGTGGTGACCCAGAACTGGGGAGACATGGTGCAGAGCTGTGACTTGGATAACTGGAAGGAGGCCCTCGCTGCTCTCCTGACCTACGCTCACCCCAAACAGTTTGCTCCTCTGTGTG AGACCCTGGGGTCGCGTCtggagggggagaggacagagaaacGCTGTCTGCAGGCATGTCTCTGTTACATTTGCTCTGGGAACATTGAAAAACTAGTGGAATGCTGGGCCCTGCAGAGGGACTGCTCATCTCCCCTGGTTTTAGAG GACTTGGTAGAGAAGATGATGGTTCTGCGTAAGTCTGTGGAGCGTCTGAGGAACAGCGAGGTGGTTGTACAGAGTCCTATCCTGGCTGACAAGCTGACTCACTATGCTGGTCTCCTAGCTTCACAAGGCAGCCTGGCTACAGCCCTGTCCTACCTGCCAGACTCCTCAGACCAG GCTTGCATCATGATGATGAGAGACCGGCTGTTCCACGCCCAGGGAGGGGGAGGAGCAGCGGGGGGTCAACAGCCCCCACCGTTCCCTTACAACGTAGTCAGGGTGACGGGGGGCGACCCTGACCCCGCTCAGGCCCCTGCTGTCCCCGTCCAAGCACAACCACCGGcacagacaacacagacaccG GGGCCctaccagcctcctcttcctGTGATGCCAGTGGCTGGCCAGCCTCCTATGACTACAGTCTTCACTCCTCAAGCTGTTACTAACTCCAGAGGGCCACCTCCTCCTTCGTATGGTGGTCTGCCACCCTCCTCCCATGCTCCTCCACCTAGTGGGCTGCCACGTACAGGACTACGACCAGCCTACCCTCAACATCCTGCCACTACCCCAG GGTTCTCTCCACTCCAGCCATTCCAGCCACAACAGCAGCCCATGTCTGCAGGACTAGGTGGCCCCGGCCTCTCTGCCTTCCCTCCAGGACCTGCTATGCCAGGCTCCAACCTGTCTGGACCTCCCCTGCCTCCCTTCTCTGCCCCTGGCAGCCTCCCCACCATGCCCAGCCCAGGGCTACCTCCGTCAGGCTTCACCCCCACCTCGCTCCCTTCAGGCCCCATGCCAACCAGCTACCAGCAGCCTGGGGCCCCCGTCGGCATGTACCCACCAGGGGGGTCTCACCTTCACAGCCAGGGCCCTCCTGCAGGTCCCCCCTCTGGACCGTACCCTCCCCTGGGACCTGGGTACCCACAAGGAGGTCCTGGAGCCCCAGCCGTCAAGTCCTTCTCTGCTCCGTCGGTTGCTCCTCCTCCTACAG GACAAGATGGCTGGAATGACCCACCAGCAGTATGTGGGGGTTCTAGGAAGAAAAAG GTTGCTCCAGACAACTACACCCCTCCTGCTCCCATCACCGCCCCTGTTATGGGGGGTTACCCCATGGAGGGCCATCATCAGCCCCAAGGACAGCAGGGCCACGACCCCAGTCGCACCCAGAAGGGCCACGACCCCAGCCGCACGCAGCAGTTCCCCCCAGGGGCCCCTCAGGAGCCCAGCGTACAG CTCCTCCAGGCGCTGCCGGCTGAGagggtggagcagagagagatccCTGCGGAGCACATGGTCCTCAAGCAGACCTTCGACAGCCTGGTTCAACGCTGCCAGCTAGCCGCACAAGACCCA CAAACAAAAAGAAAACTTGACGATGCATCGAAACGCCTTGGTTACCTGTATGACAAGCTGAGAGAGCAAACG CTGTCTAACAACATCCTGGGGGGTTTACATGAGATCAGCCGCTGTGTGGCGGGCAAGAACTACCAGCGTGGCCTAGAGGTCCACACTGCTGTGGTCACCAGCAGCAACTTCAGCGAGATCCAAGCCTTCATGCCCATCCTCAAAGTGGTCATGACCATCGCCAACAAGCTGGGCGTCTGA